From a region of the Salvelinus alpinus chromosome 2, SLU_Salpinus.1, whole genome shotgun sequence genome:
- the LOC139552448 gene encoding zinc finger protein 135-like, whose protein sequence is MVSRAQLGVCNRRKHNGITLYFLFYCDTRFFYSSGFLLLWAFNHLSDFIVHTGERQDYRGSSGEPQQPHDADKAEKSFSTSEHLKKHQQRSTGKKPHCCSDCGKRFTSSAGIKIHQKIHTVEKPYSCNECGKSFIHLSSLMSHQRTHTGEKSYSCTQCGKSFDTSSHLIVHQRIHTGEKPYSCGQCGKSFGQSSTLTLHQRIHTGEKPYSCDQCGKSFTTSAQLTLHQRIHTGEKPCSCDQCGKSFVTSGNLKIHQRTHTGEKPFSCTQCGKSFTQLSNLISHQRTHTGEKPYSCGQCGKSFGQSSTLTLHQRIHTGEKLYSCTQCGKSFTQLSNLISHQRTHTGEKPYSCNECGKSFIHLSSLMSHQRTHTGEKSYSCTQCGKSFDTSSHLIVHQRIHTGEKPYSCGQCGKSFGQSSTLTLHQRIHTGEKSYSCGQCGKSFTTSAQLTLHQRTHTGEKSYSCDQCGKRYTDKRSLIKHQKIHGIVS, encoded by the coding sequence tggatttctgctgttgtgggcctttaaccatctgtctgactttattgttcacacaggagagagacaggactaCCGTgggtcctctggggagcctcaacaacctcatgatgctgacaaggcagagaagagtttctccacatcagaacacctcaagaaacaccagcagagatccacagggaagaaacctcactgctgctctgactgtgggaagagattcacctcctcagcaggcattaaaattcatcagaaaaTCCACACagtagagaaaccttatagctgtaatgaatgtgggaagagttttattcaCCTAAGCAGCTTGatgtcacaccagagaacacacacaggagagaaatcttatagctgtactcaatgtgggaagagttttgatacatctagccatcttattgtacaccagagaatacacacaggagagaaaccttatagctgtggtcaatgtgggaagagttttggtcaatctagcactctgactctacaccagagaatacacacaggagagaaaccttatagctgtgatcaatgtgggaagagttttactacatctgcccaactgactctacaccagagaatacacacaggagagaaaccttgtagctgtgatcaatgtgggaagagttttgttacatctgGCAATCTGaagatacaccagagaacacacacaggggagaaaccgtttagctgtactcaatgtggtaagagttttactcagctaagcaacctgatatcacaccagagaacacacacaggagagaaaccatatagctgtggtcaatgtgggaagagttttggtcaatctagcactctgactctacaccagagaatacacacaggagagaaattgtatagctgtactcaatgtggtaagagttttactcagctaagcaacctgatatcacaccagagaacacacacaggagagaaaccatatagctgtaatgaatgtgggaagagttttattcaCCTAAGCAGCTTGatgtcacaccagagaacacacacaggagagaaatcttatagctgtactcaatgtgggaagagttttgatacatctagccatcttattgtacaccagagaatacacacaggagagaaaccttatagctgtggtcaatgtgggaagagttttggtcaatctagcactctgactctacaccagagaatacacacaggagagaaatcttatagctgtggtcaatgtgggaagagttttactacatctgcccaactgactctacaccagagaacacacacaggagagaaatcttatagctgtgatcaatgtgggaagaggtacactgataaaagatctctgattaaacatcagaaaatacatggaattgtttcatga